In Salinigranum marinum, one DNA window encodes the following:
- a CDS encoding GTP cyclohydrolase III, whose protein sequence is MTNTQLTLVQIDNYGPWTVTPEPRREMDLQTMQSRLFADLANFVGARDGYVFFTRFDNMIAVTNGLTSEDHALLQESIGNRYPVTVSLGIGVDEVPAVALERATERLQRMGSAQDGNRRQVLKGAPIEASARRDDDVRIAHFDVNDATEKYTDQLNEFDSFIEIEQGYAALMRYMREAHGALSFFVGGDNIIAACPALSTEAYHTAIEHVEESVGVELKVGVGVGATAHEAGMMAKHALETCRHDGTVVEFGSHAAPAEVESD, encoded by the coding sequence GTGACGAACACGCAGCTGACTCTCGTCCAGATCGACAACTACGGCCCGTGGACGGTCACTCCCGAACCCCGCCGGGAGATGGACCTGCAGACGATGCAGTCGCGGCTGTTCGCCGATCTCGCGAACTTCGTCGGCGCGCGCGACGGCTACGTCTTCTTCACGCGCTTCGACAACATGATCGCGGTCACGAACGGCCTGACCTCCGAGGACCACGCCCTCCTTCAGGAGTCGATCGGGAACCGGTATCCCGTGACGGTGAGTCTCGGGATCGGGGTCGACGAGGTGCCTGCGGTCGCACTCGAACGCGCCACCGAGCGACTCCAGCGGATGGGGAGCGCACAGGACGGCAACCGCCGGCAGGTCCTGAAAGGCGCGCCGATCGAGGCGTCGGCCCGGCGCGACGACGACGTCCGGATCGCGCACTTCGACGTCAACGACGCCACGGAGAAGTACACGGACCAGCTCAACGAGTTCGACTCGTTCATCGAGATCGAACAGGGGTACGCGGCGCTGATGCGCTACATGCGCGAGGCGCACGGCGCGCTCTCGTTTTTCGTGGGAGGGGACAACATCATCGCGGCCTGTCCGGCGCTGTCGACCGAGGCGTATCACACCGCGATCGAGCACGTCGAGGAGAGCGTCGGCGTCGAACTGAAAGTCGGCGTCGGGGTCGGCGCGACCGCACACGAGGCCGGCATGATGGCGAAACACGCGCTCGAGACCTGCCGGCACGACGGCACTGTCGTCGAGTTCGGCTCGCACGCGGCGCCGGCAGAAGTCGAGTCGGACTGA
- a CDS encoding HAD-IIA family hydrolase: MLSGVILDVDGTVVRGDEPIPGARAGLDWIDESGLRRLFVSNNPTKAPEAYEPRFARAGFDVSADEVVTAATVTSTYLAAEHDGDRHYVVGEDGLREILRTTGVDLVDDPAAASVLVASIDREFDYDDLRVAMQVLRNESVAFVGTDPDMVIPAAEGDVPGSGAVIHAIAGVAGRDPDIVLGKPSRTARELVQSRLGLPPEECLVVGDRLDTDIAMGAAAGMTTALVTTGVTDAATTPASEIEADYVVDSLAELAEIDALN; this comes from the coding sequence ATGCTCAGCGGGGTGATCCTTGACGTCGACGGAACCGTGGTGCGTGGCGACGAGCCGATTCCGGGCGCGCGGGCGGGGCTCGACTGGATCGACGAGTCGGGCCTCAGGCGACTGTTCGTCTCGAACAACCCGACGAAAGCGCCCGAGGCGTACGAACCGCGCTTTGCCCGCGCGGGCTTCGACGTCTCGGCCGACGAGGTCGTCACGGCCGCCACCGTCACCAGTACATATCTCGCCGCCGAACACGACGGGGACCGACACTACGTCGTCGGCGAGGACGGACTGCGGGAGATCCTGCGGACGACGGGCGTCGACCTCGTGGACGACCCCGCGGCGGCGTCGGTGCTCGTCGCCTCGATCGACCGCGAGTTCGACTACGACGACCTCCGAGTCGCGATGCAGGTGCTCCGGAACGAGTCGGTCGCGTTCGTCGGCACGGACCCCGACATGGTCATTCCCGCCGCCGAGGGTGACGTGCCGGGATCCGGCGCGGTCATCCACGCCATCGCAGGCGTCGCCGGCCGCGACCCCGACATCGTGCTCGGGAAACCCTCCCGCACCGCCCGGGAACTCGTCCAGTCGCGCCTCGGCCTCCCCCCCGAGGAGTGTCTCGTCGTCGGTGACCGCCTCGACACGGACATCGCCATGGGTGCGGCGGCCGGCATGACGACCGCGCTCGTCACCACGGGCGTGACCGACGCGGCGACGACTCCGGCGTCGGAGATCGAAGCCGACTACGTCGTCGACTCGCTCGCCGAACTCGCCGAGATCGACGCACTGAACTGA
- a CDS encoding right-handed parallel beta-helix repeat-containing protein: MERSRNPDGRATAQPSRRRFLTRVGGVAAVGLFAGCSGRRADQPAPESETPSPTPTPTPSPTPTPTPTGLTGTYFVDPVDGRNDQSGGSPETAFRDLQPLTAGGRVTLRPGDVVKLRATAPIVLEDSVDFFRVTGTKTAPIVVEPYGDGRPLIDASGAGSSAIRMEGAQYMTLRGFDLANADNDGIRVPGVAKGDQPAIGCVFEDLEIHHYGQGDATEGNGIGFYRDSYDHVVRDVVCHHGSVDGNSDGFYIGGQNRRFSGGHRFERCVAHHNADDGFDFFRCDPDRPSVLVDCLAHSNGSDGEGAVGDGNGFKMGGGWRTGGNQVVRAVAFGNDAIGFDCNGASAANSFDNCTAYDNGTYGFEFTGDTEPDHVVRNCIAFANGEGPANLLYNARSTANTWDLDIDDPLFASVATDHDLFLHLRQGSPCIDAGVDVGVAYVGDAPDLGAFEFDG, encoded by the coding sequence ATGGAACGGTCCCGGAACCCGGACGGACGCGCCACGGCTCAGCCGTCGCGCCGCCGGTTCCTCACCCGTGTGGGCGGGGTCGCGGCCGTGGGACTGTTCGCCGGCTGTAGCGGCCGGCGGGCGGACCAGCCCGCGCCGGAGTCCGAGACGCCGTCACCGACGCCGACGCCGACGCCGTCACCGACGCCGACGCCGACGCCGACGGGGCTGACGGGGACGTACTTCGTCGATCCCGTGGACGGCCGGAACGATCAGTCGGGAGGGAGCCCCGAGACGGCATTCCGTGACCTCCAGCCGCTGACCGCCGGCGGGCGCGTGACGCTCCGCCCCGGCGACGTGGTCAAACTCCGTGCGACCGCACCGATCGTCCTCGAAGACAGCGTCGACTTCTTCCGCGTTACGGGCACGAAGACGGCACCGATCGTCGTCGAGCCGTACGGCGACGGCCGGCCGCTGATCGACGCCAGCGGCGCGGGATCGTCCGCGATCCGCATGGAGGGCGCCCAGTACATGACGCTTCGCGGCTTCGACCTCGCGAACGCCGACAACGACGGAATCCGGGTCCCCGGCGTCGCAAAGGGCGATCAGCCGGCGATCGGCTGCGTGTTCGAGGACCTCGAGATCCACCACTACGGGCAGGGCGACGCGACCGAGGGCAACGGGATCGGCTTCTACCGTGACTCGTACGATCACGTCGTCCGGGACGTCGTCTGCCACCACGGGAGCGTCGACGGCAACTCCGACGGCTTCTACATCGGCGGGCAGAACCGGCGGTTCAGCGGCGGCCACCGCTTCGAGCGCTGCGTCGCCCACCACAACGCCGACGACGGCTTCGACTTCTTCAGATGTGACCCCGACCGGCCGAGCGTCCTCGTCGACTGCCTCGCCCACTCGAACGGGAGCGACGGCGAGGGGGCGGTCGGCGACGGCAACGGCTTCAAGATGGGTGGGGGGTGGCGAACCGGGGGTAACCAGGTCGTCCGGGCCGTCGCGTTCGGCAACGACGCGATCGGCTTCGACTGCAACGGCGCGTCGGCGGCGAACTCGTTCGACAACTGCACCGCCTACGACAACGGCACGTACGGCTTCGAGTTCACCGGCGACACCGAACCCGACCACGTCGTCCGCAACTGCATCGCCTTCGCCAACGGGGAGGGCCCGGCGAACCTGCTGTACAACGCCCGCTCGACGGCCAACACGTGGGACCTCGACATCGACGACCCGCTGTTCGCGAGCGTCGCGACGGATCACGACCTGTTCCTCCACCTCCGGCAGGGGTCGCCGTGCATCGACGCCGGCGTCGACGTCGGCGTCGCCTACGTGGGTGACGCGCCGGATCTCGGGGCGTTCGAGTTCGACGGCTGA
- a CDS encoding OsmC family protein, translating to MPIRSSEATWEGDLKNGEGTMALGSGAYEGSYSFLSRFEDGEGTNPEELIAAAHAGCYAMALSNDLASEGHDPERVHATANVHLDMESLTIDTIELVVEASIPGMDEATFMEYAEGAKENCPVSRVLAGAEITLDATLV from the coding sequence ATGCCAATTAGAAGCTCGGAAGCGACGTGGGAAGGTGACCTGAAGAACGGAGAGGGGACGATGGCGCTCGGGAGCGGCGCGTACGAGGGGTCGTACTCGTTCCTCTCGCGGTTCGAAGACGGCGAGGGGACGAACCCCGAGGAACTCATCGCGGCCGCCCACGCGGGCTGTTACGCCATGGCGCTGTCGAACGACCTCGCCTCGGAGGGCCACGACCCCGAACGCGTCCACGCGACGGCGAACGTCCATCTCGACATGGAGAGCCTCACGATCGACACGATCGAACTCGTGGTCGAGGCGTCGATCCCCGGGATGGACGAGGCGACGTTCATGGAGTACGCAGAGGGGGCGAAGGAGAACTGTCCGGTGTCGCGGGTGCTCGCCGGCGCTGAGATCACACTCGACGCGACGCTGGTCTGA
- a CDS encoding OsmC family protein encodes MADIQTHTLSTDGFASKSQVGDYTIDIDATNETGPNPNQVLVADYAACFLPAFRVGGQQTGHDDLGAIQIDAEADLDDGDDLSGIRFDIYVEADLDDETLADITERAEGICHVHAALREDLYADVTVHGGVEIDA; translated from the coding sequence ATGGCAGATATTCAGACTCACACGCTCAGTACGGACGGCTTCGCTTCGAAGAGCCAGGTCGGCGACTACACGATCGACATCGACGCGACCAACGAGACCGGCCCGAACCCGAACCAGGTGCTGGTCGCGGACTACGCGGCGTGCTTCCTGCCCGCGTTCCGCGTCGGCGGCCAGCAGACGGGCCACGACGACCTCGGAGCGATCCAGATCGACGCCGAGGCCGACCTCGACGACGGCGATGACCTCTCCGGGATCCGGTTCGACATCTACGTCGAGGCCGACCTCGACGACGAGACGCTCGCCGACATCACGGAGCGCGCCGAGGGGATCTGCCACGTCCACGCGGCGCTCCGAGAGGACCTCTACGCCGACGTTACGGTCCACGGCGGCGTCGAGATCGACGCGTAA